The Sulfolobus islandicus Y.N.15.51 sequence CACAAATACATCGTCATCAATCTTTTCCATACCATCTAGAACTGCACCATCAATTCCTTGTCTCTTTTGTACTATAGTTTCAAACGATACATCAAGTTTCTCAACCTCTTCTTCTATTTGATTTCCCTTCTCGTTTACGATTATCTCAAATTCTTTTACGCCTGCTTTCTTTAAACCATCTATTGTGTAGTTTATTATTGCTTTGCCTAGTACTGTGATAGCCTCTTTCTGAACCTTGTCAGTGTATGGCAATAATCCTTCTCCCTTTCCTCCAGCTAACACTATAGCTTTCATCTTTACTCAACCGTTACTGTTTTGGCCAGGTTTCTAGGCTTATCTGGATCGTATCCTCTTTTAACAGAAGCGTAATATGCTATTAGTTGAATTATTGGCGCTATTGCAAGTGAAGAGAGTTTTTCATCAGTATTTACTAGAATCTCAGTATCTGCGAAGTTAAGTCTCTTATTCACACTTATTGAATAAGTCTTACCACCTCTCGCTTTCATCTCTTGTAAATTCTTCTCCAATTCATCTACCAGTTCTCCATCGTTTATGAAGACTATTGGAAATCCATTCTCAACTAACGCTATCGGTCCATGTTTACTTTCTCCAGCTGGATACGCTTCAGCGTGGATGTACGCTATTTCCTTTATCTTTAATGCTCCTTCCATTGCTAAAGGTACTCCTAGACCTCTTCCCAAGTAATAGGCGTTGTTCTTGTTAGCCAACTCCTCCCCAATCTTCTTAGCAAATCCTTCCGTCTCAGTTATTATATTTCTAACTGTCTCGTGAGCGTTTTCTAGATAAGAGATGCTTTCCTTTTCTATTAGAGAATACAAGAAGAGTAAGGATGCAATTTCAGATGTGAAAGTTTTCGTAGCCGCCACTCCTATTTCTGGTCCAGCTCTCATATATAGTTTGTAATCGCTTTCCCTAGCTATGTCGCTCTCAATTACGTTTGTTAATGCAATTATCTTAGCCCCTTCCTCTTTGAATTTCCTAATACCCATTTTGACGTCTAGAGTTTCTCCACTTTGACTTATCGCAATTACAATATCACCTTTTTTAACTCTAAAATTATGATATTCTGAGGCAATTAATGGAATACTCATATATCCTTTTCTAGCAAGTAATAATGAGAAATAAAATCCAGCATGATAACTTGTTCCAGCAGCTGTGACTATTATTCTAGAGGACTTCCTTATTTCCTCAGCGATTTCACTTACCTTATCAATTTCACTTAAAAGTCCAGAGATCGTATCTTTAACAGCAATTGGACTTTCATGAATTTCCTTAAGCATAAAGTGAGGATATCCTTCTTTAGAGGCTG is a genomic window containing:
- the glmS gene encoding glutamine--fructose-6-phosphate transaminase (isomerizing), whose translation is MCGIIGVVSNKESKRLAELVVSCLNRLEYRGYDSVGVAALSSANLEVRKAKGTVEEVVRKKNIKELSGYAFLGHTRWATHGAPTDYNAHPHTDCSNNIAVIHNGTIRNFKELRDELQSLGHKFKSETDTEVIPHMMEEYMKRGMDTFQAFRSAVKSIQGSFAILAVVKGERRIFFAKRDNPLVIGLGDDKTFIASDIPSFLPYTRKVIVISDGELGYVTPNTVYIEDENDNPIDVTSRIKIIDWDASSASKEGYPHFMLKEIHESPIAVKDTISGLLSEIDKVSEIAEEIRKSSRIIVTAAGTSYHAGFYFSLLLARKGYMSIPLIASEYHNFRVKKGDIVIAISQSGETLDVKMGIRKFKEEGAKIIALTNVIESDIARESDYKLYMRAGPEIGVAATKTFTSEIASLLFLYSLIEKESISYLENAHETVRNIITETEGFAKKIGEELANKNNAYYLGRGLGVPLAMEGALKIKEIAYIHAEAYPAGESKHGPIALVENGFPIVFINDGELVDELEKNLQEMKARGGKTYSISVNKRLNFADTEILVNTDEKLSSLAIAPIIQLIAYYASVKRGYDPDKPRNLAKTVTVE